In one window of Bacillota bacterium DNA:
- a CDS encoding nucleoside recognition domain-containing protein yields MTQLAEPILKGLKKSGKLLLLLIKIIIPVSCLVAILDFYGVIAIVAGFFTPAMALFGLPGEATIVLLLGIFVNLFAALGVLTTMTLNPQQITVLAVMIGICHELPVETVICSYTGLKIPTSSVLRLLTALGAGLILNIVYSLTSGG; encoded by the coding sequence TTGACTCAACTGGCTGAACCGATATTAAAAGGTCTCAAGAAAAGCGGAAAACTTCTGCTGTTACTGATAAAAATTATTATCCCCGTTTCCTGCCTTGTAGCAATTCTCGATTTTTATGGAGTTATCGCAATAGTTGCCGGCTTTTTTACTCCGGCTATGGCACTATTCGGTCTGCCAGGAGAAGCAACAATAGTCTTGCTGTTGGGTATTTTCGTCAATTTATTTGCAGCACTGGGCGTGCTGACTACCATGACGCTTAACCCTCAACAAATTACTGTTCTGGCTGTTATGATCGGAATCTGTCATGAACTGCCGGTTGAAACTGTTATCTGCAGCTACACCGGGTTAAAAATACCCACATCTTCTGTTTTACGGCTCCTGACAGCTCTTGGTGCAGGACTGATCCTCAATATTGTTTACAGTCTCACTTCCGGAGGGTAA
- a CDS encoding nucleoside recognition protein, which translates to MEIIMLLYDTILKTLISIGRIALLLIPILVSIEVARYYKIIEKITGIVKGPLKFLTLPQEAALPLLGGMLFGIVLGSALIIDYSREGYLKKRDLLLIGIFLCISHSVVEDTFIFAVFGANPLVILGTRTILAITVTRIAASLIDYFRFR; encoded by the coding sequence ATGGAAATCATTATGTTACTTTACGATACAATTCTCAAAACCCTGATAAGTATAGGACGTATTGCCCTCCTGCTCATACCGATTTTAGTCAGTATAGAAGTTGCCCGGTATTACAAAATTATCGAAAAAATAACCGGTATTGTTAAAGGACCGCTGAAATTTTTAACCTTACCCCAGGAAGCTGCGTTACCTCTACTGGGAGGGATGTTATTTGGAATTGTCCTCGGCTCGGCACTGATTATTGATTATTCCAGAGAAGGATACCTTAAGAAGAGGGATTTATTATTAATTGGCATTTTCCTCTGTATATCTCATTCTGTGGTTGAAGATACTTTTATCTTTGCTGTTTTTGGAGCCAACCCTCTTGTTATACTGGGAACCAGAACTATCCTGGCCATTACAGTGACCAGGATAGCCGCATCATTGATTGATTACTTCAGGTTTCGATAA